The genomic DNA AAAGCTAATTGCAAGCAGACAACACGAAGGATAGTGAAAACGCGCTTTATTTTTCCTGGAAACATTAACACTTCTGAAGGGCAAGATTAGTAGATATGCTGTCTGATAGATATAACAATAAGAATTATAACGTTACGTGGGATGGGTCCATCGGATTATTGGACCACGGTGATTTAACAGTGGTGGGAAAAGCTGGACAGTGTAAAATGACTAGTACAGGAGTCCCAAGGCACCAGGCTAGGCATGCTGTGTGTGACCGGAAGGTGGAGTCCAGGCCTAGCTTGGCCACTAAAGTACCTAAGAGCAAGAAATACGTCTATGATAAATCCAACCAGGTAAAAGTTGTAGTCTGCCCTGAGAGTTATTGTGGGGAGGGCCGTGGTTACTGTATTAATAGTTTGTTTAACAAAAGTTTGAAACAAGGTGCAAGGTCTGTATCTGTGCACTACCCAATGTTCTCCAGGTGCAGAATGCAGAGTATTGGAGAGAAATGGAAATTCAGAGGAAAGTTCACAGTCAGCCTAAAGCCGTACAGGAGGACACAGAGATGCCAGCCCTGCAAATGCACTATGAGTTGTGTGCCAATTATGAATGCACAATCAGAGAGCTGAAACTGCAGGTGCTGTAAGATTTATGAGTGACACTGATTTCACCACAACATCTATCCAGGTTGACTGGTTGATTGGGACTGTTGGAATTCTGTGCAACACTCACATTATGCATTGAAAGTACCCTTGAACTTTTTCCACAGCACAACCAGACCCTCGCTAACTTGAAGACAGAGATGGAGTCGGAGAGGATACTCCTTGAGGAAAAAATTGGCAAGCTGAAGCAAAATATGGCTGATGGCATTCAGGAGAAATCTAGGtatccattattttttttcattagatcAGTGACACTGCAAAGTGGAATGTAATATTAGCCATCAAGtcatttaattaaacatgaaattGACTGGGGAACTGTGCCTCttggctcctcttcctcactgtcaGGAACCGTCAGAAGCAACTTCAAGAGGTACAGAAGGAGAATGCTACACTGAGAGGAGAAATCGCTGCTCTAGAGAGTCAGCTTAAGAGACAAAAAGCTCCAGAAGTGGTATTTTTCAGTAGGCCTCCAGATCAAAATGAAACTTTGATTTCAgataaagaaacacaaaattaaaactgacagatGAACTGTGTTTGACTATGTGTAATAGGAAGTGGGGGAGTCTCAAAAAAGTGTATTTGTAGATTCAGATGACGACTTGACAGGTTGAACCAATTATGTCAGGTGAATTTTTGGAAGGAAAATCAGCGCGTGCCTGGCTCTTAAGGAACTTCAGCTGACACTTGGCTGTGCGCCGTGTCTTTTCCTCTTTACTCAGTGTACCAACTGTCAGTCCCTGGAGATGGCGGTGGAGGAGAAGGCCTTGCAGctcatagagagagagaaaaccgTGGAGGAGCTCCAGCGCTTCTGCAGGAAGTTTTGCAAACAGCTGACACAGCAGGTAAAGAGAGGATCCCCGGCGTAATCTCCATTCATCACGACGAAGCCCTGACATTCACACGCcgctcgtccccccccccccccccccctttgccacAGGACCGGCTGCTGGCACTGATGAGCGAGCTGCACATTCCGAAATGAGGAAAAACCCGGCGGATGTGGGATCGGGAACGCTATGAAGACGGTGCCtttcggaaaaaaaaactccacctATCAATGCGCTCTTCTCCCCTTTCTTCACGTAGCCCAGATATACTAAATCCTGTCTCCTGTGCGGTCGCCGTCGGGAACGCTGTCTGCTCGGCACGCGTCAAAACCCGATTTCATCTGTCGTCTCGTGGAGGATTTCTTGAGGGGCAGAACCAATCACTGCCTGCAAACTGAGTGTGCTTCTGCCTGCAGTGGTTTCACTTTTCAAATTAGTGTAGGCCAACTAGTCTCCATATCATaatttgcattcatatttcGCTATGGCTGTATTTCAAGAAAACGGATACACAGAGAAAGATGGCTGCCTCTGTAATCAAATGTACAATTACAGTAAAGCAAgcaatactgtatatttcttcGCTTCTGTCTGGCCATATGTATGATCATTTAAGCTATAATGTATATGTGCTGATACATTAACTCTTGAGTTTTTGAAGCTATAAGCCATTAAAATCTAGGCCTAGTGAGACTTATTCAGTGGTAAATCACATTCCggataaaacaaaacatgctaATATAAATATTGCTCTTTGCCCTGTATCTTATACCCATATGATGTTGTAAGGTGAAACAAAATTTCAGATTTGAGTACATTCAACTTGCATGGTCAACCAAGGCAACCCATGTCTTACCTATAAAAAAGATTCTATTCATTGatatatttgtgaataataaaaGTTAATGTCCAattcaaatatgattttttgtttatttccacaaattaaaatggataGTACGGAAGAGAAGAGATTATCGTTTTTAGAAGTGTTGTTGGTTTATTCTTTGACTGTATGAGGTAAGAATTAGATCTGACTGTTCATCAGACTCCAACCACAGAGATACTGTAGGGGCCATTTTGAATCATTATTTTACATGGATATGGCGGGAGATACTGTAccatttgaaaacaaatgaatgcgctcttttttttatctgaatttgtttttacacagaCATGGCCAACGGTTAGCAGGGCCGCCATGACTTTGCTGCAAAGCACTGATAAATTGTTTGGATGTTCAGGTTATTACTAGTCACAGATGCTAACGTCATCAGAGGTCAGAGATGTAGGGTGGGCTAGTGATGGCGCTAAAATCAGATCCTTGGCTGCAGAGTACTGTTGAACATATACAGAGGCAAACTCTCCTCAGAGCCATAGAGGGTCAGAGGAGAAGCTAAGTCTTGAGATCCTTTGTAATACACACTACCAAACTTGGAGAGCATTTTGACATTAGGCTGTAGTATCtctaccagacctgggtcaaatacgtatttgctttggattcaaataattttctatgctttactgatcttgtctggtgaattggaaccaatgaaatactctcaaaaagtgcaaaccccgccttctggtcatattggcaggctttgttacaccaggcaagatcaatagagcacagaaagtATTTGCATCcgaaacaaatatgtatttgacccaggtctggtctgtACCTATGCAGTGCAGACAAAAGAATTGTGTACTTTAAGGCACCACTAGAGGGTGCCAACCCACTGCTTAAGGGATCATATTAAGTGTAGAGCTGCTAGCCAAATGGCAAATAAGTCAGACGCACCGTATAACTTTAGGGTGGTGCCAAAACAGAAAGCTAATGATTTACAGACCCCTACACATCACATTGTTTTTGGAAATTAGGGGCTGTACCAAACATTGCCTGATTCAACTGAGTCAAAGCATAATACAATGAAAtggttgtaaaaatgtaaaccaGCATGGATAAATGTACTCAGGTATACACAGACAAGTACACATgtagcacacacaaaatgtcttTGGCTTTTTGTGTAATGGGCACCAATATGAGAATACTGTATATGGGCAGAGGGTTATGTTTGGCTAGACTACAGGCTGGATATTTATAAAATCAGTCGGCTGTGTGTACAGAATAGTGCACTTTTGTTTCTGTTAGTAAAAAGCAGAAGTGAAGATTATGATTGCACTGAGGGAAAAGGAAgtggtatgtgcgtgtgtgtgtgagagtgtgagtgagtgtgtttgtgtgtgcgtgcgtgtgtgagtttgtgtgtgcgtgtttgtgtgtgagtgtgtgtgtgtgtgcatatgtgtgagattgtgagtgagtgtgtctgtgtgtgtgtgtgtgtgtgagagtgtgagtgagtgtgtctgtgtgtgtgtgtgagagtgtgagtgagtgtgtctgtgtgtgtgtgtgtgtgtgtgtgtggggggggcagttagATTATGAGGGAGGTGTGAAACCCTTGCGTTTACCCCATGTTAACCTGTTCCTCTTGTGCCCGGTTAGGGGAGCCGATGCAGAGGTGAGATGTGATGTCATTGCGTGGGTGGCTCTAGGCTCCGGTCTCTCCGTGACCTTTCAGCACGTCTGTCACCCACCCACTGCACGCCCTCCAGCCGCCCACGGCCCCAGACCAGCTCCTGACACCCATCCGAAGCAGCCCTCGGTAATGACAGAGCAGAAACCTCTGtcgcctgattggctgcttttttcatttctgctttgaCACATTTAATCTCGCCTTTGAAAATTTAGCAACAAACAACACCCATAATCAGGGGACGcagatggcgggggggggggggaatacatCCCCCCCAGTTTCATAGGGACCCCTATCCGCCCCCGGGGTAGTTGTATAAGCTTAAAAGTTGAGACCTTTCTTTTGCTCACATTTTGGTCCCCCCCGCTTCAAAAATCTCTCCTGCGCTCCTGcccataattgtattttttgtttgactttgattattattattccatatatatatatatatacatatatgtggaAAAAACAGTGATGAAGCCCAGTGCCCGTGACTCAGGAAACTGAGGCGTGTTGGAGACGGGTGCGTGGGCTCCAGCAGGGCGCTCGCGATACGCCCCTGGTGATTTAGCGTGCGTCTCCACGTGTGAGGCGGGGAGCAGGGGAGGCAGGCAGCGCTGGGCTGATGTAAGAGCTAATTAATGTCAGGGGGGATTTCCCAGCCCTGCTGGAACCTGAGCGCACCTGTACGGAGGAGGCCAGAGACTGCACCTGTGACGAAATACGCGGTTCCCCTCCGAGGACGGCGTGGCCACACTGTCTTCTTCTGTTGTCAGATTTTATTCACATGTGCTATAGATGATTCTGTCATTGTCCATTGGGTGACGATGGTGCACTTATGCATGGATAGCAATTTGTTTATAGTTTAGTTTTGTCAGGCCCAATGTCTAGATGAAATCTTTTGCATTTTATCCCACTGCATCGGAAGATGGATTTGATCAGCTTGGAGGtggctgattaaaaaaagagagattttaATCCTTACTTATTTCACTACACGTTTAAGTTTCATATTCGATATCTATTCAATGATTTT from Anguilla rostrata isolate EN2019 chromosome 18, ASM1855537v3, whole genome shotgun sequence includes the following:
- the LOC135244531 gene encoding uncharacterized protein LOC135244531 isoform X3, coding for MLSDRYNNKNYNVTWDGSIGLLDHGDLTVVGKAGQCKMTSTGVPRHQARHAVCDRKVESRPSLATKVPKSKKYVYDKSNQHNQTLANLKTEMESERILLEEKIGKLKQNMADGIQEKSRNRQKQLQEVQKENATLRGEIAALESQLKRQKAPEVCTNCQSLEMAVEEKALQLIEREKTVEELQRFCRKFCKQLTQQDRLLALMSELHIPK
- the LOC135244531 gene encoding uncharacterized protein LOC135244531 isoform X2, with amino-acid sequence MLSDRYNNKNYNVTWDGSIGLLDHGDLTVVGKAGQCKMTSTGVPRHQARHAVCDRKVESRPSLATKVPKSKKYVYDKSNQVQNAEYWREMEIQRKVHSQPKAVQEDTEMPALQMHYELCANYECTIRELKLQHNQTLANLKTEMESERILLEEKIGKLKQNMADGIQEKSRNRQKQLQECTNCQSLEMAVEEKALQLIEREKTVEELQRFCRKFCKQLTQQDRLLALMSELHIPK
- the LOC135244531 gene encoding uncharacterized protein LOC135244531 isoform X1 → MLSDRYNNKNYNVTWDGSIGLLDHGDLTVVGKAGQCKMTSTGVPRHQARHAVCDRKVESRPSLATKVPKSKKYVYDKSNQVQNAEYWREMEIQRKVHSQPKAVQEDTEMPALQMHYELCANYECTIRELKLQHNQTLANLKTEMESERILLEEKIGKLKQNMADGIQEKSRNRQKQLQEVQKENATLRGEIAALESQLKRQKAPEVCTNCQSLEMAVEEKALQLIEREKTVEELQRFCRKFCKQLTQQDRLLALMSELHIPK